One stretch of Chitinophaga pendula DNA includes these proteins:
- the asnB gene encoding asparagine synthase (glutamine-hydrolyzing), with the protein MCGIAGFIDFTKRTGSEELQRMTDALVHRGPDSAGYETHVHNTANIGLGHRRLSILDLSNGGSQPMSYKYFTIIFNGEIYNFKELRQELEAKGYTFLSTSDTEVLLKGYDCWREKIIDRCIGMFSFAIYDAQQEEVILCRDRAGVKPLYYYWHERVLLFASELKSLCEHPAFEKKIDVNSLSLFLQYSYIPAPYTIYQHTHKLKPGHLLKVDLRNAGVSEQQYWNVLEAYKQPLTDMSEADIINHTEQLMKSAYNYRMVADVPVGVFLSGGYDSASVAAILQADAGSRIKTFTIGYKEKAFDESAEARKIANHLGTDHNEWIIGPEDALSVLDRLPEIYDEPFADNSTVPTTLVSILASRQVKVALSADGGDELFAGYNKFNQSLSYTSKFPRGVQQLLSGAMGLVNPDAIPYFNKKYNFSSRYEKMKLIWASGKPQQALKYISQYLTESEVARYMHEVPGHYKTNFDLNGELTDINDPLNKLLAVDYKTFLVDNNLVKVDRATMSVSIEGREPMLDHRLVEFLAQVPASLKVKDGINKYILKSIVHRYIPKPLMDRPKRPFIAPLQHWFREELKEQMQYFLAPERLQQTGLFNVPQVQQLLNTYLSGGKVSHQKLWNILVFQLWYNRWIAVL; encoded by the coding sequence ATGTGTGGCATAGCAGGATTTATTGACTTTACGAAGCGAACAGGCAGTGAGGAATTGCAACGGATGACGGATGCATTGGTGCATCGCGGGCCCGACAGTGCGGGTTATGAGACGCATGTACATAATACTGCCAATATTGGTTTAGGGCATCGCCGTTTGTCTATCCTGGATCTTTCCAATGGTGGCAGCCAGCCGATGAGCTATAAATATTTCACCATCATTTTCAATGGTGAGATCTATAATTTCAAGGAGCTGCGTCAGGAGCTGGAAGCGAAGGGGTATACTTTCCTGTCTACTTCCGACACGGAGGTGTTGCTGAAAGGTTATGACTGCTGGCGCGAGAAGATCATCGACAGATGTATCGGTATGTTCTCTTTTGCTATCTACGACGCGCAGCAGGAGGAGGTGATATTGTGCAGGGACCGTGCCGGTGTGAAACCGTTGTATTACTACTGGCATGAGCGGGTATTGTTGTTTGCTTCTGAGTTGAAGAGCCTGTGTGAGCATCCGGCATTTGAAAAGAAGATCGACGTGAACAGCCTGTCGCTGTTTTTGCAATACAGTTATATACCGGCGCCTTATACCATCTACCAGCATACGCATAAGCTGAAGCCAGGTCACCTGCTGAAGGTAGACCTGCGTAATGCGGGGGTGAGTGAGCAACAGTACTGGAATGTACTGGAGGCATATAAGCAGCCGCTGACGGATATGAGTGAGGCCGACATTATCAACCATACGGAGCAGCTGATGAAGAGTGCTTATAACTATCGTATGGTAGCGGATGTGCCGGTGGGGGTGTTCCTGAGTGGCGGATATGACAGCGCCAGTGTAGCGGCCATTTTACAGGCGGATGCCGGTAGCCGTATCAAGACATTTACAATAGGCTATAAGGAGAAGGCTTTTGACGAGTCTGCGGAGGCGAGGAAGATCGCGAACCACCTGGGTACGGATCATAATGAATGGATCATCGGGCCGGAAGATGCGCTGAGCGTACTGGACCGCTTGCCGGAGATCTATGACGAACCATTTGCGGACAACTCTACGGTGCCTACTACTTTGGTGAGTATACTGGCCAGCCGTCAGGTGAAGGTAGCTTTATCTGCTGATGGCGGTGACGAGCTGTTTGCCGGCTATAACAAGTTCAACCAATCGTTGTCTTACACCAGCAAGTTTCCGCGTGGCGTGCAGCAGTTGCTGAGTGGTGCGATGGGCCTGGTTAATCCGGATGCTATTCCTTATTTCAACAAAAAATACAATTTCTCGTCCCGTTATGAGAAGATGAAGCTGATATGGGCTTCGGGTAAGCCGCAGCAGGCGCTGAAGTATATCAGCCAGTACCTGACGGAGTCGGAGGTAGCGCGATATATGCACGAGGTGCCGGGCCATTACAAGACTAACTTCGATCTGAACGGTGAGCTAACGGATATCAATGATCCGTTGAATAAGTTGCTGGCGGTAGATTATAAGACCTTCCTGGTGGATAACAACCTGGTGAAGGTGGACAGGGCTACTATGTCTGTGAGTATTGAAGGGCGTGAGCCTATGCTGGATCACCGCCTGGTGGAGTTCCTGGCACAGGTACCGGCTTCTCTGAAGGTGAAGGATGGTATCAACAAATATATTCTGAAGTCTATTGTACACCGTTATATTCCCAAACCACTGATGGATCGTCCGAAGCGGCCATTTATTGCACCTTTGCAACATTGGTTCCGGGAAGAGTTAAAAGAACAGATGCAGTATTTCCTTGCACCTGAAAGACTGCAACAAACAGGACTCTTTAATGTACCGCAGGTACAACAGCTATTGAACACCTATCTCAGTGGCGGGAAAGTCAGTCATCAGAAGCTATGGAACATATTGGTGTTCCAGCTGTGGTACAACCGCTGGATAGCAGTACTGTAA
- a CDS encoding glycosyltransferase family 4 protein, with product MQQKKIRVLETIRQGKIGGGESHVLDLVANLDKEQYEPVVLSFTDGPMIQALEKMQIPAHVIASEKPFDISVWKRVKQLLIDERIDLVHVHGTRANTNVLWAARNLKLPVIYTVHGWSFHGGLHPLMKKARIAAEKFITSRAQVNICVSESNRQTGQKAFGKLDAVVVPNGVNLQRFDPQANYADVKKAYGIPEDHLVVGYIVRMTYQKDPVSMIHAFAEVHKLMPNMTLLMVGEGELKQTAIDTANALGLSDYIVFDNFRQDVPAVLNAVDIYCLPSLWEGFPIGVLEAMAMGKAVIASDVDGTREAVRHEENGLLVPAKNVTALANAIMQLASDVALRERLAQSARNTILAEYNVAGMTRKIEAVYRDLIGTTAKAI from the coding sequence ATGCAACAGAAAAAGATCAGAGTACTCGAAACGATCCGCCAGGGAAAAATAGGCGGAGGAGAAAGTCATGTGCTGGATCTTGTCGCCAATCTCGACAAGGAGCAGTATGAACCGGTGGTGTTATCGTTTACCGACGGGCCGATGATACAGGCACTGGAGAAGATGCAGATACCTGCGCATGTTATTGCCAGTGAGAAACCATTTGACATCAGCGTATGGAAGCGCGTCAAACAATTATTGATAGACGAGCGTATTGACCTGGTGCATGTACATGGTACCCGTGCCAATACGAATGTGCTCTGGGCGGCCAGGAACCTGAAATTGCCTGTGATCTATACGGTACATGGATGGTCCTTTCACGGGGGGCTGCATCCCCTGATGAAAAAAGCGCGTATTGCTGCGGAGAAGTTTATTACCAGCCGTGCGCAGGTGAATATCTGCGTGTCGGAATCTAACCGGCAGACGGGACAGAAGGCGTTTGGCAAACTGGATGCAGTGGTGGTGCCTAATGGGGTGAACCTGCAGCGTTTTGATCCGCAGGCAAACTATGCGGATGTGAAGAAGGCTTATGGCATACCGGAGGATCACCTGGTAGTGGGCTATATTGTGCGGATGACCTATCAGAAAGATCCGGTGAGCATGATTCATGCTTTTGCAGAAGTGCATAAGCTGATGCCGAATATGACCTTACTGATGGTAGGAGAAGGGGAGTTGAAGCAGACGGCCATTGATACGGCGAATGCCCTGGGCCTGTCAGACTATATTGTATTTGATAATTTCCGGCAGGATGTACCGGCGGTACTGAATGCGGTGGATATTTATTGCTTACCTTCTTTGTGGGAAGGGTTCCCGATCGGTGTGTTGGAAGCGATGGCGATGGGGAAGGCGGTGATCGCCTCTGATGTGGATGGTACCCGTGAAGCGGTGCGTCATGAAGAGAATGGTTTGCTGGTGCCTGCTAAGAATGTGACGGCATTGGCGAATGCGATCATGCAGCTGGCCAGCGACGTGGCTTTACGCGAGCGCCTGGCACAGTCTGCCCGTAATACCATCCTGGCAGAATACAACGTAGCGGGAATGACAAGAAAGATAGAAGCGGTGTACCGTGATCTGATCGGTACAACGGCGAAGGCTATATAG
- a CDS encoding class I SAM-dependent methyltransferase: MRTLPHSYEYERIADIKRLRFIADSLQELPASSQVLDVGCGNGVISRYLGQLGYNVLGIDVSAKTIETANARNQLPNVRFETISAEALTAQGQRYDAVICSEVLEHLQEPEQLLRTLYTSLKDQGILIVTVPNGQGPRELCVTRPMLKARNNKVLWPMICQAKRLLGFRGTTVQSAADNLDHVQFFTRRDLRALAQRSQFCIVRFAKSNFVEDVFPFSLLTKRLRFLQAWDCLVAEWLPYGCTGGFHTIWRKTKAL, encoded by the coding sequence ATGAGAACTTTACCCCATTCGTATGAGTACGAGCGAATTGCCGATATCAAACGTTTACGATTTATAGCAGACAGTCTGCAGGAGTTGCCGGCCAGCAGCCAGGTACTGGATGTAGGTTGTGGTAATGGTGTGATCAGCCGTTACCTGGGGCAGTTGGGCTATAATGTATTGGGCATCGATGTGAGTGCCAAGACGATCGAAACGGCCAATGCGCGTAACCAGTTGCCCAATGTCCGGTTTGAGACGATCAGTGCGGAAGCATTGACCGCGCAGGGTCAACGGTATGATGCGGTGATCTGCAGTGAAGTGCTGGAGCACCTGCAGGAGCCGGAGCAGTTATTACGCACATTGTATACTTCCCTGAAAGATCAGGGCATCCTGATCGTTACGGTCCCTAACGGGCAGGGACCGCGGGAGCTTTGTGTGACGCGGCCTATGCTGAAGGCACGCAATAACAAAGTACTGTGGCCTATGATCTGCCAGGCGAAGCGTTTGCTGGGATTCCGCGGTACGACGGTGCAGTCGGCGGCGGATAACCTGGATCATGTACAGTTTTTTACACGACGTGATCTGCGGGCGCTGGCACAGCGTAGTCAATTTTGCATCGTACGTTTTGCCAAGAGTAATTTCGTGGAAGACGTGTTTCCTTTTTCATTGCTTACTAAACGCTTGCGTTTTCTGCAAGCCTGGGACTGCCTGGTAGCGGAGTGGCTGCCTTACGGTTGTACCGGTGGTTTTCATACTATCTGGCGGAAGACGAAAGCCTTGTAG